The following proteins come from a genomic window of Vallitaleaceae bacterium 9-2:
- a CDS encoding TRAP transporter substrate-binding protein: protein MKKLILVLCLVLSMVVPTGCSNSNESEAGENTPITLKLADNQPLSSPLAQSGEKFAELVNEKTNGQVQIEVYPNAQLGEEAETTEQVKAGVLDFARINVVQLTQYVDGYEALTLPYMFNDDAHRWAAVDGSVGKALNEEMLEKTGVYVLNYLSSGWRSFYTMEKAVSLADLAGKKIRVMDSAANINMITALNATATPMPYADVFTALQTGVIDSAENDFVSYTTSGHYEVAKYYMEDRHTAGFCNLIMSATVKEKLTDEQFELVKEAAQEAAIWQREAMIKAQEESKQEAIEAGCEFTQVNIQEFQDAVAPMYADYDYLESIIEEIKGYKY from the coding sequence ATGAAAAAATTAATTTTAGTTTTATGTTTGGTGTTATCTATGGTGGTACCAACAGGATGCAGCAATTCGAATGAAAGTGAGGCTGGTGAGAACACACCGATTACATTAAAGTTGGCTGATAATCAACCACTATCTAGTCCTTTGGCGCAATCAGGAGAAAAATTTGCAGAATTAGTAAATGAAAAAACCAATGGACAAGTACAAATCGAAGTATATCCAAATGCACAGTTGGGAGAAGAGGCTGAAACGACAGAGCAAGTTAAAGCAGGTGTATTAGATTTTGCGCGTATAAATGTGGTTCAATTAACACAGTATGTGGACGGTTATGAGGCATTAACACTTCCTTATATGTTTAATGATGATGCGCATAGATGGGCTGCTGTAGATGGTAGTGTTGGAAAAGCGCTTAATGAAGAAATGCTGGAAAAGACGGGGGTGTATGTCTTAAACTATCTTTCTTCAGGGTGGCGGTCATTTTATACAATGGAAAAGGCGGTGAGTTTAGCTGATTTAGCAGGAAAAAAAATACGAGTTATGGATTCCGCAGCGAATATTAATATGATTACAGCTTTAAATGCAACAGCTACTCCTATGCCTTATGCGGATGTTTTCACTGCATTACAAACAGGTGTGATTGACAGCGCAGAAAATGATTTTGTAAGTTATACAACATCTGGACATTATGAGGTCGCAAAGTATTATATGGAGGATAGGCATACGGCAGGATTTTGTAATTTGATTATGAGTGCCACAGTTAAAGAAAAGCTTACAGATGAACAGTTTGAACTAGTGAAAGAAGCGGCACAAGAAGCAGCTATTTGGCAAAGAGAAGCTATGATAAAAGCACAGGAAGAAAGTAAGCAAGAGGCAATTGAAGCTGGATGTGAATTTACACAAGTAAATATTCAAGAGTTTCAAGATGCTGTAGCACCTATGTATGCAGATTATGATTACTTAGAATCAATTATTGAGGAAATCAAAGGATATAAGTATTAA
- a CDS encoding LacI family DNA-binding transcriptional regulator: MKKRITIYDIAKELDLSPSTVSRVLGKSQRRVTPEIKQRVEDAAKRMNYYPNSLARNLKKNTNQTIGVILPSIDNPFYPSIVRGMEDEAIKHNYTINICSCDREDVRTDKYLERLIGDRVSGIITIFVDNVPESLKNFINRGGKVVSIGIKSELDDRIPTMYFDREEEAYTVTKHLIELGHKNIALFISKIDNKIREEKLRGYKKALKEFGIVYNKNNVFVDEKEKKVGTNDSIPDCNTGIFCANEMLKSKNKDITGIVCMNDLVALGAISVLKNQGYSIPKDYSVIGFDDTFFSNLIEPEITTLKVNKYEVGQKSIQYLLEVLEDRDYASKIDCSQDVNLILRKSTSKPRA, from the coding sequence ATGAAAAAAAGAATAACAATTTACGATATTGCGAAAGAACTTGATTTATCACCAAGTACAGTTTCAAGAGTTCTTGGAAAGTCGCAGAGAAGAGTGACACCAGAAATTAAACAGCGAGTTGAAGATGCAGCGAAACGTATGAATTATTATCCGAACAGCCTGGCAAGGAATCTTAAAAAGAATACTAACCAAACAATTGGTGTTATACTACCATCAATTGATAACCCCTTTTATCCATCAATTGTAAGAGGAATGGAAGATGAAGCCATAAAACACAATTATACGATTAATATATGTAGTTGTGATCGTGAAGATGTAAGAACAGATAAGTATTTAGAGCGTTTAATTGGAGACCGTGTCAGTGGAATTATAACAATATTTGTAGATAATGTGCCTGAAAGTTTGAAAAATTTTATTAATAGAGGTGGGAAGGTTGTATCTATTGGAATAAAAAGTGAATTAGACGATAGGATTCCAACCATGTATTTTGACCGAGAAGAAGAAGCTTATACCGTGACAAAACATTTGATAGAATTGGGACACAAAAACATTGCTTTGTTTATTTCAAAAATAGATAATAAAATACGTGAAGAAAAACTAAGAGGCTATAAAAAGGCATTAAAAGAATTTGGAATAGTATACAACAAAAATAATGTTTTTGTAGATGAAAAGGAAAAAAAAGTGGGAACAAACGACTCTATACCTGATTGCAATACAGGTATATTCTGTGCCAATGAAATGCTTAAGAGTAAAAATAAGGACATAACAGGTATTGTATGTATGAATGACTTGGTTGCTCTAGGCGCTATATCTGTATTAAAAAACCAGGGTTACAGTATTCCAAAAGACTATTCAGTGATAGGATTTGATGATACGTTCTTTTCAAATTTAATCGAACCTGAAATAACTACGTTGAAAGTTAATAAATATGAGGTTGGACAAAAAAGTATTCAGTATTTACTGGAAGTTCTTGAGGATAGAGATTATGCTTCAAAAATAGACTGCTCCCAAGATGTTAATTTGATTTTAAGAAAGAGTACATCAAAACCAAGAGCGTGA
- a CDS encoding IS3 family transposase (programmed frameshift) — translation MKKTRYTEEQIAFALKQAELGTPVEEVCRKLGVTQQTFYRWKKKYEGMLPSDMKRLKQLEEENRKLKQLVADLSLDKSMLQDVIFKKAVKPAEKNELVHYLQVCFQVSERRACKVLKHNRSTLRYSSIKDEQAFLRMRIKEIATTRIRYGYRRIHVLLQREGWQVNHKRVYRIYKQEGLNLRNKSGRKRISSPRVPDKNKPVAINECWAMDFVSDQTFNGKRFRALTIIDTFIRECVGIHVDKSIKGEHVALKLSEICLERGFPKKIKVDNGPEFISRSLDSWAYFNKVKLEFSRPGTPTDNAVIESFNGSLRDECLNVSWFISLDDAKGKIEAWRLDYNEFRPHSGLTHMAPSEFAQNHNEKSIS, via the exons ATGAAAAAAACAAGATACACAGAAGAACAAATTGCCTTTGCTCTAAAGCAAGCAGAATTAGGTACTCCAGTTGAAGAAGTATGCAGAAAACTTGGAGTCACCCAACAAACTTTTTATCGTTGGAAGAAAAAATATGAAGGTATGTTGCCCAGTGATATGAAAAGGCTCAAGCAACTCGAAGAGGAAAATAGAAAGCTCAAACAATTGGTTGCCGATTTAAGTCTAGATAAGTCAATGCTACAAGATGTCATAT TCAAAAAAGCTGTAAAGCCTGCGGAAAAAAATGAATTAGTTCACTACCTACAGGTATGTTTTCAGGTTAGTGAGCGTAGGGCATGTAAAGTTTTAAAGCATAATCGTTCAACACTGAGATACAGTAGCATTAAGGATGAGCAGGCCTTCCTCAGAATGAGAATCAAAGAAATTGCAACAACAAGGATTAGGTATGGGTATCGTAGGATCCATGTCTTGCTTCAACGTGAAGGCTGGCAAGTAAATCATAAGCGAGTGTACCGTATTTATAAACAAGAGGGCTTAAATCTTCGAAACAAAAGTGGGCGAAAAAGAATTAGTTCTCCTAGGGTACCAGATAAAAATAAACCTGTAGCAATAAACGAATGCTGGGCAATGGACTTCGTCTCAGATCAGACTTTTAACGGAAAAAGGTTCAGAGCATTAACTATCATTGATACTTTCATCAGAGAATGTGTGGGAATACATGTTGATAAATCCATCAAGGGTGAACATGTTGCACTTAAGTTAAGTGAGATATGCCTTGAAAGGGGATTCCCGAAAAAAATCAAAGTGGATAATGGCCCGGAGTTTATTTCTAGATCATTAGATTCTTGGGCTTACTTCAACAAAGTCAAACTCGAATTCTCAAGGCCAGGGACACCAACAGATAATGCAGTCATCGAATCCTTTAACGGGAGCCTTAGAGACGAATGTCTAAATGTAAGTTGGTTCATATCATTAGATGACGCAAAAGGAAAAATCGAGGCATGGAGATTGGACTACAATGAATTCAGACCTCACTCTGGACTAACACACATGGCACCATCCGAATTTGCCCAAAATCATAACGAAAAATCGATTTCATAA
- a CDS encoding HAMP domain-containing sensor histidine kinase translates to MNYEESQWTKSIHNQVLRLTNLVESLVSLTRMDEEKSRLTYNDFSLSDLVLETTEQFREMSKFFDKELVLEIEENIDYYGNEQSISQLVSILIDNALKYGLKDKPIKVKLKKQAKKIFLQTTNKVENLSSGNYDILFDRFYRADNSRNSNLEGYGIGLSIAKAIVLKHKGKITAESVDGKTIIFTVQL, encoded by the coding sequence GTGAATTATGAAGAAAGTCAATGGACAAAGAGTATTCATAATCAAGTTCTTAGATTAACCAATCTTGTAGAAAGCCTAGTATCTCTAACTAGAATGGATGAAGAAAAAAGCCGGCTTACGTACAACGATTTTTCTTTATCTGATTTGGTATTAGAAACTACCGAACAATTTCGTGAAATGAGTAAATTTTTTGATAAGGAATTAGTATTAGAAATTGAAGAGAATATTGATTACTATGGAAATGAACAATCGATAAGTCAACTGGTTTCAATACTAATTGACAATGCTTTAAAATATGGATTAAAAGACAAGCCCATAAAAGTAAAATTAAAAAAACAAGCTAAAAAAATATTTTTACAGACGACAAATAAAGTAGAAAATCTAAGCAGTGGAAATTACGATATCCTTTTTGATAGATTTTACAGAGCAGATAACTCTAGAAATAGTAATTTAGAAGGATATGGTATTGGTTTATCTATTGCTAAAGCCATTGTATTAAAGCATAAAGGTAAAATCACAGCAGAGAGTGTAGATGGAAAAACAATTATCTTTACTGTACAGCTTTAA